The DNA region AGCGGGTGACCGACTCGACGTCCATCGGCGAGAGCTTCCACCGCTTCATCGGGTCCGCCAGCCGGTCCCGGAAGCGCCGCTCCTGCTCGGTGTCGCTGACCGAGAACCAGTACTTGCGCAGCAGCACGCCGGACTCGGTGATCATCCGCTCGAAGGTCGGGCACTGGTGCAGGAACTGCCGGTACTCCTCCTCGGTGCAGAAGCCCATCACCTTCTCCACCCCGGCCCGGTTGTACCAGCTGCGGTCGAACAGGACGATCTCCCCGGCCGCCGGCAGGTGCTCGACGTACCGCTGGAAGTACCACTGGGTGCGCTGGCGCTCGGTGGGCGTGGGCAGCGCGACCACCCGGGCGATGCGGGGGTTCAGATACTCCGTCACCCGCTTGATCGCCCCGCCCTTGCCGGCCGCGTCCCGCCCCTCGAACACCACCACCACCCGGGCCCCCTCGGCCCGCACCCACTCCTGGAGCTTCACGAGTTCCTGCTGGAGCCGGAGCAGTTCCCGCTCGTACGGCTTCCTCGCCAGCCGCCCGGCCGTCGGCTCCCCGGCGGACCGGCCGTCACCCCCGGAGCGGCCGTCCCCGGCGGACCGGCCGTCACCGCCGGCCCTCCCGCCCGGACCGCTCTGCTCGCGCTTGGCCTTGGCTGCCACCTGGGTGCCTCCGTTCGGCGGGGTGCTGATGACCCCTCACGGTAGGCGCTCCGCGTGGTTCCCGCAGGTCCTGGGCCTCCGGCGCGGCAGCGGCGGCCCCCTGAACCGCCGCTGCCGGGCTCCCCCGTGGACCGGCCCGAGGGCCGAACGATCAACCATGACCCAGACCTGCCGGACAGGTCCAATTTCCGGTTCCATAACCTTGGGGCATGGATGTGGACACCCGGCTGCTGCGCAGCTTCGCCGCGGTCTGCGAGGAGGGCCAGCTGACCGCCGCCGCGGCCCGGCTGTTCGTCTCCCAGCCGACGCTGACCAAGCAGATCC from Kitasatospora sp. NBC_00458 includes:
- the ppk2 gene encoding polyphosphate kinase 2 — its product is MARKPYERELLRLQQELVKLQEWVRAEGARVVVVFEGRDAAGKGGAIKRVTEYLNPRIARVVALPTPTERQRTQWYFQRYVEHLPAAGEIVLFDRSWYNRAGVEKVMGFCTEEEYRQFLHQCPTFERMITESGVLLRKYWFSVSDTEQERRFRDRLADPMKRWKLSPMDVESVTRWEDYSRAKDEMFVHTDTPESPWNVVESDDKRRARINMIAHLLSTVPYREVGPRKIVLPPRPASRGYRRPPRDLQKYVPDHAAGLGRD